A genomic region of Janthinobacterium lividum contains the following coding sequences:
- a CDS encoding aldo/keto reductase: MTIKHLLTGKLGFGTAPLGNMFRNIPEQEALATVDAAWESGIRYFDTAPFYGAGLAELRLGAALKQRRRDDYVLSTKVGRLILDELEDPAARELGEKGGLFEFGRKNKIVDDYSADATLRSIEDSLKRLDTDHLDIVWVHDIAQDFHGGNWLAQFEIARTGAFRVLTRLREEGVIKAWGVGVNKVEPLELTLDLAEAQPDAFLLAGRYTLLDHERALQRLMPAAAKQNVDIVVGGPYSSGILAGGAHFEYQKASPEIIAKVERIKSIAARHGVSVKAAALQFSLANPAVAAVIPGASRPERLAEDLAALNSVIPATFWQDMRSEQLVSAFAPLPGSPL, encoded by the coding sequence ATGACAATCAAACACTTACTGACAGGCAAACTGGGTTTCGGCACGGCGCCGCTGGGCAATATGTTCCGCAACATTCCGGAACAGGAAGCGCTGGCGACCGTCGACGCGGCGTGGGAATCGGGCATCCGCTACTTCGACACGGCCCCGTTCTACGGCGCCGGCCTGGCCGAGCTGCGCCTGGGTGCCGCCCTGAAGCAGCGCCGCCGCGACGATTACGTGCTCAGCACCAAGGTCGGCCGGCTGATCCTCGATGAACTGGAAGACCCCGCCGCCCGCGAACTGGGCGAAAAAGGCGGCCTGTTCGAATTTGGCCGCAAGAACAAGATTGTCGATGACTACTCGGCCGACGCCACCCTGCGTTCGATCGAAGACAGTTTGAAACGCCTGGATACGGACCACCTCGATATCGTCTGGGTCCACGACATCGCCCAGGATTTTCATGGCGGCAACTGGCTGGCGCAATTCGAGATTGCCCGCACGGGCGCCTTCCGCGTGCTGACCCGCTTGCGCGAAGAAGGCGTCATCAAGGCCTGGGGCGTGGGCGTGAACAAGGTGGAACCGCTGGAACTGACCCTGGACCTGGCCGAAGCCCAGCCGGACGCCTTCCTGCTGGCCGGCCGCTACACCCTGCTCGACCATGAACGGGCGCTGCAACGGCTGATGCCGGCCGCGGCAAAACAGAACGTCGACATCGTCGTGGGCGGCCCCTACAGTTCAGGCATCCTGGCTGGTGGCGCGCACTTCGAATACCAGAAAGCCTCGCCCGAGATCATTGCCAAAGTCGAACGCATCAAGTCCATTGCCGCACGCCACGGCGTCAGCGTGAAGGCGGCCGCCCTGCAATTTTCCCTGGCCAATCCGGCCGTGGCCGCCGTGATCCCCGGCGCCAGCCGTCCGGAACGCCTGGCCGAAGACCTGGCAGCCTTGAACAGCGTCATCCCCGCCACATTCTGGCAAGACATGCGCTCCGAGCAACTGGTGTCGGCTTTCGCGCCCCTGCCCGGCAGCCCTCTCTGA
- a CDS encoding LysR family transcriptional regulator, which translates to MLDIRQLQYFIAVAEEEHVGRAAERLHISQSPLSRQIAQLEDRLGLTLFERSAQRIRLTRDGHTFLAEARAFITHGNRLEALAKRLGRGDEGGLCIGYIENAMHAGVLPDGLRALRATRPQVHIALYNLHSAEQIEGLRQRSLDIALLCEPPLPNDPDLDCAQVLSDPMLLALPETHPLAHKAELTPDDLAGEEWIAVLHKESVLKHDNFIAACARAGFTPDIRMEATEPLTALGLVAAGLGMAMIQHSLRQHAPAGVVVRELPWFSYRTPLWLAWHKVNLRPLVGIFRETLLQQASVAA; encoded by the coding sequence GTGCTGGACATACGCCAATTGCAATACTTCATCGCCGTCGCCGAGGAAGAACACGTGGGACGGGCCGCCGAGCGCCTGCATATTTCCCAGTCGCCGCTGAGCCGGCAAATCGCCCAGCTCGAAGACAGGCTGGGCCTGACCCTGTTCGAGCGCAGCGCCCAGCGCATCCGCCTGACGCGCGACGGCCATACCTTCCTGGCCGAAGCGCGCGCGTTTATCACCCACGGGAACCGCCTGGAAGCACTGGCGAAACGGCTGGGACGCGGCGACGAGGGTGGCCTGTGCATAGGCTACATCGAAAACGCCATGCATGCGGGCGTGTTGCCGGACGGCTTGCGCGCCTTGCGAGCCACGCGGCCGCAAGTGCACATCGCCCTGTACAACCTGCATTCGGCCGAGCAGATCGAAGGCTTGCGCCAGCGCAGCCTCGATATCGCGCTGCTGTGCGAGCCGCCGCTGCCGAACGACCCGGACCTCGATTGCGCGCAAGTGCTGAGCGACCCCATGCTGCTGGCCTTGCCGGAAACGCACCCGCTGGCGCACAAGGCCGAGCTGACCCCGGACGATCTGGCAGGCGAGGAATGGATTGCCGTGCTGCACAAGGAAAGCGTGCTGAAACACGATAATTTCATCGCCGCCTGCGCGCGCGCCGGTTTTACGCCCGATATCCGCATGGAAGCAACAGAGCCGCTGACGGCGCTGGGCCTGGTGGCGGCCGGGCTGGGCATGGCCATGATCCAGCACAGCCTGCGCCAGCACGCGCCGGCCGGCGTCGTCGTAAGGGAATTGCCGTGGTTCAGCTACCGCACGCCCCTGTGGCTGGCCTGGCACAAGGTCAATTTGCGTCCGCTGGTGGGGATTTTCCGGGAAACCTTGCTGCAGCAGGCGAGCGTAGCCGCCTAG
- a CDS encoding DUF6328 family protein: protein MPTAQHQDENDQPGDAGDLSDLLSELRILLPGAQMLTAFLIILPFNGGFAKIVQAEKIVFLLTFFLSMTSLVLLSAPAIQHRVMRPLQDRERFKRVADRIMMCGAFSLALAFILGTNLVMSEVFGHVAGIIACVLMGALIICMWWWLPLHLKHARKI from the coding sequence ATGCCAACAGCGCAACACCAGGATGAAAATGACCAGCCAGGCGATGCAGGCGACTTGTCCGACCTGCTCAGCGAATTGCGCATCCTCTTGCCCGGTGCGCAGATGCTGACGGCCTTCCTCATCATCCTGCCCTTCAACGGCGGCTTCGCGAAGATCGTGCAGGCGGAGAAAATCGTCTTCCTGCTGACGTTTTTCCTGTCCATGACCAGCCTGGTGCTGCTCAGCGCGCCAGCCATCCAGCACCGCGTGATGCGCCCCCTGCAAGACCGCGAGCGCTTCAAGCGCGTGGCCGACCGCATCATGATGTGCGGCGCCTTTTCCCTGGCGCTGGCGTTTATCTTAGGCACTAACCTGGTGATGTCGGAAGTGTTCGGCCACGTCGCCGGCATCATCGCCTGCGTGCTGATGGGCGCGCTCATCATTTGCATGTGGTGGTGGTTGCCCTTGCACTTGAAACACGCGAGGAAAATCTAG
- a CDS encoding YidB family protein: protein MSLLDQLAGQAMSALGNKSADGEAPSGLMASVMDLVNQHGGLPGLLQKFQESGLGDQVASWIGTGANAPVSGEQIKDALGSDTITQIAEKAGVAPDAASGGLAALLPQLIDKLTPDGQVPEGNDLVSQGLNMLKGKIFG from the coding sequence ATGAGTTTGCTAGACCAACTTGCAGGACAGGCGATGAGCGCTTTGGGCAATAAAAGTGCTGACGGGGAAGCCCCATCGGGATTGATGGCCAGCGTGATGGACCTGGTCAACCAGCATGGCGGCTTGCCCGGCCTGCTGCAGAAGTTCCAGGAAAGCGGCCTCGGCGACCAGGTGGCCAGCTGGATCGGCACCGGCGCCAATGCGCCCGTCTCCGGCGAACAGATCAAGGATGCGCTCGGCAGCGACACCATCACCCAGATCGCTGAAAAAGCGGGCGTCGCACCGGACGCGGCCTCGGGCGGCCTGGCAGCCTTGCTGCCCCAGCTGATCGACAAGCTGACGCCCGATGGTCAGGTGCCGGAAGGCAATGACCTCGTCAGCCAGGGCTTGAATATGCTCAAGGGCAAGATCTTCGGCTGA